A section of the Anaerobaca lacustris genome encodes:
- a CDS encoding PKD domain-containing protein, which translates to MSRQSQFIRQTTAVLMACGLITSLLPGLAIAQNQSTSAAAIVPLDGPVLAGKPVTFKLSGHPSNPHWKLGDGATAEGASVTHTYQKPGIHRVVMGSKVGETFNELSSAIVRVHTPETVHLPQVFLDTDARNEVDDQHYIAYALFSNLDVLGINSAHHGPHRINHFGAAQEPINYGEILYIIELSRISGLLEHRTENRIPQAFRGAKVPLQVPASGNWSDTQPIECEASEAILAAARGASPDNPVWVLPVGPCTNIASAILLAREEGLDLKSRIKIVWLGGGPERVNARSHNGGSDPWSVFVTGQSDVDFWIILEHPTGASITMDKRVESELYPDNRLGQYLEAITPAREKALFDVATISMVIGNHLGKSWLTLVEPSVVLGPDQQYQWKQVDSPTTVHIIRDIDEEAMKVDFFNTLNGKPTALPPKRQN; encoded by the coding sequence ATGTCAAGGCAAAGTCAGTTTATCCGCCAGACGACCGCAGTCTTGATGGCTTGCGGTCTTATCACCAGCCTGTTGCCGGGTTTGGCCATCGCGCAGAATCAGTCCACGAGTGCCGCCGCGATCGTTCCGCTCGACGGGCCGGTGCTGGCCGGCAAGCCCGTGACGTTCAAACTCAGTGGCCATCCGAGCAACCCTCACTGGAAGCTCGGAGACGGGGCGACGGCTGAGGGCGCATCGGTCACCCACACCTACCAGAAGCCGGGGATTCATCGCGTCGTCATGGGATCCAAGGTGGGCGAGACATTCAACGAGCTGTCTTCCGCCATCGTGCGCGTCCACACGCCGGAAACCGTGCACCTGCCGCAGGTCTTTCTCGACACCGACGCCCGCAACGAAGTCGATGACCAGCATTACATTGCCTACGCCCTGTTCAGCAACCTGGACGTGCTGGGCATCAACAGCGCCCATCACGGTCCCCACCGCATCAATCACTTTGGCGCTGCACAGGAGCCGATCAACTATGGCGAGATTCTCTACATCATTGAGCTCAGCCGCATCAGCGGCCTGTTGGAGCATCGTACCGAAAACCGAATTCCCCAGGCGTTCCGCGGTGCCAAAGTGCCGTTGCAGGTTCCCGCCAGCGGCAACTGGTCGGACACGCAGCCAATCGAATGCGAAGCCAGCGAAGCGATTCTGGCGGCGGCGCGTGGCGCGTCGCCCGACAATCCCGTGTGGGTCCTGCCTGTCGGGCCATGCACCAACATCGCCAGCGCGATTCTTCTGGCGCGTGAAGAAGGATTGGACCTTAAGAGCCGAATCAAGATCGTCTGGCTGGGCGGCGGACCCGAACGGGTCAATGCCAGGAGCCACAACGGCGGTAGCGACCCCTGGTCGGTCTTTGTGACCGGTCAGAGCGATGTCGATTTTTGGATCATCCTGGAGCATCCCACCGGTGCCAGCATCACCATGGACAAGCGTGTTGAGTCCGAACTCTACCCCGACAACCGGCTGGGCCAATATCTGGAGGCGATCACGCCCGCCCGCGAGAAAGCGCTCTTCGATGTGGCGACGATTTCAATGGTCATTGGCAACCACCTGGGAAAGTCTTGGCTGACGTTAGTCGAGCCTTCAGTGGTGCTTGGTCCCGATCAGCAATACCAGTGGAAGCAGGTCGACTCACCAACGACCGTTCACATCATTCGCGATATCGACGAAGAAGCGATGAAAGTCGATTTCTTCAATACCTTGAACGGCAAGCCGACCGCTTTGCCGCCAAAGCGACAGAATTGA